A single Pyxicephalus adspersus chromosome 8, UCB_Pads_2.0, whole genome shotgun sequence DNA region contains:
- the LOC140336939 gene encoding uncharacterized protein, with translation MPKCIVANCKNTTHKSTSRGITMHVFPHNLQRIKHWLLKIGQNFGNLDAFAQRILEAKKTDAFRICSDHFTPESYITQGCRSILRTEAVPTLFPKQREFSSEDEAVPPPPKRFRSGAPSQDYDTLLKAYNRTRQEDKGILAAVECKDVSTRTDIYYKSRDAGTRTNPFQGVKNKKISTDPKIGRKHASTITSAWKMDISTNNPVEMVDASTNTEPIPGHHFEAESWKIGHDHVYLRASTPDKPICFNLQPSLDSSGSNCVSDDGLNQISSVYSKDKMDADQLVHERKFLVFESCLDELLQKLTCTHSDGCRSAIAGFEKHISGTMLTVIGRCYNDHTSCLWQSQPMKGRTCMGDLIGTAAVLFSGSNIKKVDEMFRFMGVPFVSPKRYAVLQKKYLFPVVDLHWLNEQQQSRDFFLGHPICLVGDSQSGIFGKGGRFCAYTFLESTTKKVLNVHVVHSANQKSPMTMENLAYKNCLDNLLDEGLTIETVCTAKHHNLQCTMEEQYNSISHKYDIWEYCKSFRKKLTAASRKIGCAKIAKWIPELTNHLHYSTCSASNQVQLVHQKWLSYLYHITGQHSWDDFREFGACAHRPLTPEETEQWPWLTQNSPAYQQVRGILTNKSLLDDLDNIAMFFHKGQTALLHSFMLKYRQERLHFELETLEARMKLAALAYNNSTQRTCVAMRYHSLCRGGFSASQQPKNVHRNNWAARYIYSPFASAHIFPMISDTIRFANKQLFHSWTGPQMSTCLT, from the coding sequence ATGCCAAAGTGCATCGTAGCCAACTGTAAGAACACAACGCACAAGTCGACGTCCCGTGGTATTACAATGCACGTCTTCCCTCACAACCTCCAGAGAATAAAACACTGGCTACTTAAGATAGGACAGAATTTTGGGAATTTGGATGCCTTTGCTCAAAGGATTCTCGAAGCCAAGAAAACAGATGCTTTCCGAATCTGCTCCGACCATTTTACCCCAGAGAGTTACATCACTCAGGGGTGTAGAAGTATTCTTCGGACTGAGGCTGTTCCAACTCTCTTTCCAAAGCAGAGGGAGTTCAGCTCTGAGGATGAGGCTGTACCGCCTCCACCAAAAAGGTTTAGATCTGGCGCCCCTAGCCAGGACTACGACACTCTTCTCAAGGCGTACAATCGCACTCGGCAAGAAGATAAAGGGATTTTAGCCGCGGTGGAATGCAAGGATGTGAGCACTCGCACAGACATATACTACAAATCGCGAGATGCTGGCACTCGCACCAACCCATTCCAGggagtgaaaaataaaaagataagtaCCGATCCAAAGATTGGTCGAAAACATGCCAGTACCATAACTAGCGCGTGGAAAATGGACATATCAACAAATAACCCTGTCGAAATGGTGGACGCCAGTACAAACACCGAACCCATACCTGGACATCATTTTGAAGCTGAATCATGGAAAATAGGACACGATCATGTCTATCTGAGGGCTTCCACACCAGATAAGCCCATTTGTTTCAATTTACAACCATCACTTGACTCAAGTGGTTCAAATTGTGTATCAGATGATGGACTAAACCAAATTTCCAGTGTGTATTCTAAAGACAAGATGGATGCAGATCAATTGGTACATGAGAGAAAGTTTTTGGTTTTTGAATCTTGTCTCGATGAGCTCCTACAAAAACTGACTTGTACCCATAGTGATGGATGCCGGTCTGCCATTGCCGGGTTTGAGAAGCACATCAGTGGAACCATGCTTACGGTTATCGGACGTTGTTATAATGATCACACAAGTTGTCTTTGGCAAAGTCAGCCAATGAAAGGTAGAACATGTATGGGGGATCTAATAGGCACTGCTGCTGTGCTCTTCAGTGGCAGTAATATCAAAAAAGTGGATGAAATGTTTCGTTTTATGGGGGTTCCCTTTGTTTCGCCCAAGAGATATgcagttttacagaaaaaatacctATTTCCAGTTGTAGACCTACACTGGCTTAATGAACAGCAGCAGAGTCGGGATTTTTTTCTGGGTCACCCTATTTGTCTTGTAGGAGACAGCCAGAGTGGCATTTTTGGTAAAGGTGGGAGGTTCTGTGCATACACTTTCCTGGAATCCACAACCAAGAAAGTCCTTAATGTCCATGTAGTGcattcagccaatcagaagtcaCCCATGACGATGGAGAATCTAGCCTACAAAAACTGCTTGGATAATCTCCTGGATGAAGGCCTTACCATTGAGACTGTCTGCACAGCCAAACATCACAACCTTCAGTGCACCATGGAGGAACAATACAACAGCATTTCCCATAAATATGACATATGGGAGTACTGTAAAAGCTTTAGAAAAAAGCTGACAGCAGCTAGTCGCAAAATAGGCTGTGCCAAAATTGCTAAATGGATCCCTGAACTTACTAACCATCTACACTACTCAACTTGCTCTGCCAGTAACCAAGTGCAACTGGTTCACCAGAAATGGTTGTCGTATCTGTACCATATTACCGGACAGCACAGCTGGGACGATTTCAGAGAATTTGGTGCATGTGCTCACCGTCCACTCACCCCAGAGGAGACTGAGCAGTGGCCGTGGTTAACCCAAAACAGCCCGGCTTACCAGCAGGTCAGGGGGATTCTGACTAATAAAAGTCTCCTCGACGACTTGGACAATATTGCCATGTTTTTTCACAAAGGACAAACTGCCCTCCTTCACAGCTTTATGTTAAAGTATAGACAAGAGAGGTTACACTTTGAGTTGGAAACCCTGGAGGCCAGGATGAAACTGGCAGCCCTGGCTTACAATAATAGCACTCAGAGGACATGCGTGGCGATGCGTTACCATTCACTGTGCAGAGGTGGTTTTTCTGCCTCCCAGCAGCCTAAAAATGTTCACAGAAATAACTGGGCTGCAAGATACATTTATAGTCCGTTTGCCTCGGCTCACATTTTCCCAATGATTTCAGATACTATCAGGTTTGCCAACAAGCAGTTGTTTCATAGTTGGACTGGACCACAAATGTCCACGTGTTTGACTTGA